The following proteins are encoded in a genomic region of Salminus brasiliensis chromosome 25, fSalBra1.hap2, whole genome shotgun sequence:
- the LOC140547868 gene encoding uncharacterized protein, producing the protein MLNVTDLQVRVSSSTTSSDGQTVTLTCSSTCTLPNNPTYIWYKNGQPVTNKPSRDNKLYLNSASSEDVLQYSCALGGAEGPEESSVLKLITVGVVVFLLLILITAALWKWRRKFSSANKRSCEQSGQFDSTHVYDNTSALAKTSNHTNSLSDDQEDVHYSSVQFKPSHAHRDSPASIAKPLDTLIEQEVQYAAVNFSKHTAAPQSDDPSQLYSQIQ; encoded by the exons ATGCTGAATGTCACAG ATCTGCAGGTGAGAGTGAGTTCCAGCACAACTTcatcagatggacagacagtaacactgacctgtagcagcacctgcactctgCCCAACAACCCCACTTACATCTGGTACAAGAACGGACAGCCTGTAACTAACAAACCCAGCAGAGACAACAAGCTGTACCTGAACTCAGCGAGCAGTGAGGATGTTCTCCAGTATTCCTGTGCTTTAGGGG GTGCTGAAGGTCCAGAGGAGAGCTCAGTGTTGAAGTTGATCACAGTGGGAGTGGTGGTCTTTCTGCTTCTCATACTCATCACAGCAGCTCTGTGGAAATG gaggagaaagttcagctCAGCTAACAAGAGGAGCTGTGAGCAGAGTGGACAG TTTGACTCCACTCATGTGTATGATAACACCTCAGCCCTGGCCAAGACCTCTAACCACACAAATAGTCTctcagatgatcaggaagacGTTCACTACTCCAGTGTTCAGTTCAAACCCTCTCACGCACACAGGGATTCTCCAGCCTCCATTGCTAAGCCTCTTGACACCTTAATAGAACAGGAGGTTCAGTACGCTGCTGTGAACTtcagcaaacacacagctgCCCCTCA ATCTGATGATCCATCTCA
- the LOC140547861 gene encoding ectonucleotide pyrophosphatase/phosphodiesterase family member 1-like isoform X1, which translates to MELAEGGKHADTPLATGRTHTPPNNSARSGAASKTKVKVGVVILVAGLIGLAALLTWKLLNHGKEEQSWLEEDCEDIKTPQCPAGFSKPPLILISMDGFKAGYLKSYGSHLPTISKLSKCGTSTAYMRPAYPTKTFPNHYTIVTGLYPESHGIVDNKMYDITRNAMFSLRTEEKFNAFWYQGEPVWITAMKNNMKAGTFFWPGSEVAIKGKFPDFYQKYDATFPVEKRVATIFNWLSLPQGERPDFYTLHLQEPDNSGHSYGPTSSQVINALVGVDKVINLLMEGLKQRKLHNCVNLILLSDHGMEEASCKKIAYVSSYVDNTNDFIVIDGPAARIRPKQLPEDFFTFNYEGLVKKLSCRDPDQPMKPYLKEHLPKRLHFANNVRIERAHLYMKPQWQAALSPYMFKHCTGGFHGSDNTFVNMQSIFIGYGPGMKFKTIVAPFENIEVYNLLCDLLGVSPAPNNGTHGSLNHLLKNPPYQPVYPVEISPASSCLGTALSPSDDRGCVCSSHTLDQVKILNQQLITSDSNLNFKRLHLPHGIPRVLQENADYCVLYHSSYISGYSKDILMPLWVAYTLGPLASVQPITSSQEECVRADVRVPGSASQSCSFYKNNSALTYGFLHPPNLGSKSTESDSLITSNMAPMFPIFRGIWDYFHNVLLVKYSKTLNRLNVISGPIFDKDFDGNYDIMTGKTPRTEAPTPTHYYVILTSCKNFFEALQQCNGPLDALSFILPHRADNLETCHSGNDYSWVEEWVQHHAARVRDIELLTGLSFYHDRLSVTETLQLKTFLPTF; encoded by the exons ATGGAACTTGCGGAGGGAGGAAAGCATGCGGACACGCCGCTCGCGACAGGACggacacacacaccccccaacAACAGCGCGAGGTCCGGAGCGGCCAGTAAAACGAAAGTAAAAGTCGGG GTTGTGATCTTAGTGGCTGGACTTATTGGCCTAGCAGCCCTACTGACTTGGAAACTACTCAATCATGGGAAAG agGAACAGTCATGGCTTGAAGAGGACTGTGAGGATATCAAGACACCTCAGTGTCCTGCAGG CTTCTCCAAGCCACCCTTAATCCTGATCTCTATGGATGGCTTCAAAGCAGGGTATCTGAAGTCCTATGGCAGCCATCTTCCAACCATAAGCAAATTAA gtAAATGTGGAACCTCTACAGCATATATGCGTCCTGCTTATCCTACCAAGACCTTCCCCAATCATTACACCATTGTAACA GGTCTGTATCCAGAGTCACACGGAATTGTGGACAATAAGATGTATGACATTACCCGCAACGCTATGTTCAGTttgagaacagaagagaagttTAACGCCTTCTGGTATCAGGGTGAACCT GTCTGGATCACAGCCATGAAGAACAATATGAAAGCGGGGACATTCTTCTGGCCAGGTTCAGAAGTAGCTATTAAAGGGAAATTTCCAGATTTCTATCAGAAATATGATGC gacatTCCCTGTTGAGAAGAGGGTGGCCACCATTTTTAATTGGTTAAGTTTGCCTCAAGGAGAAAG GCCAGACTTTTACACCTTACATTTGCAAGAGCCTGACAACTCCGGTCATTCATATGGACCAACAAGCAGtcag GTGATTAATGCTCTGGTGGGAGTTGACAAGGTTATAAACTTGCTAATGGAAGGACTGAAGCAGAGAAAACTGCACAACTGTGTAAACCTGATTCTTCTCTCTGATCATG GAATGGAAGAGGCCTCATGTAAAAAAATTGCTTATGTGTCATCATATGTGGACAACACTAATGACTTCATAGTCATTGATGGCCCAGCTGCACGAATCCGACCTAAGCAGCTTCCTGAAGACTTCTTCACCT TCAATTATGAGGGCTTGGTGAAGAAGTTGTCG TGCAGAGATCCAGATCAGCCGATGAAACCCTATCTGAAGGAGCATCTTCCTAAACGACTCCACTTTGCCAACAATGTCCGGATAGAGAGAGCACATCTCTACATGAAGCCTCAATGGCAAGCAGCCCT TAGCCCATATATGTTCAAGCACTGCACTGGTGGCTTCCATGGTTCAGATAATACCTTTGTTAATATGCAG AGCATTTTCATAGGATACGGACCAGGAATGAAGTTCAAAACCATTGTGGCTCCCTTTGAAAACATAGAAGTGTATAATCTCCTGTGTG ATCTGTTGGGTGTTTCCCCTGCCCCTAACAACGGCACTCATGGGAGTCTCAACCATCTCCTGAAGAATCCCCCTTACCAACCAGTCTACCCTGTGGAGATCTCTCCAGCCTCCAGCTGCTTAGGCAcggctctctctccctctgacgATCGAGGCTGTGTCTGCAGCTCCCACACACTCGACCAG GTGAAAATTctcaatcagcagctcatcactTCAGATTCCA ACCTCAACTTCAAACGTCTACACCTGCCGCACGGCATTCCTCGAGTTCTACAGGAGAACGCAGACTACTGTGTGCTCTATCATTCATCCTACATCAGTGGATACAGCAAAGATATCCTAATGCCTCTCTGGGTGGCATACACACTGGGGCCACTG GCTAGTGTGCAGCCCATCACTTCTTCACAAGAAGAGTGTGTGCGTGCTGACGTGCGCGTTCCAGGCAGTGCAAGTCAGTCCTGCTCCTTCTACAAGAACAACTCCGCCCTGACCTACGGCTTTCTCCATCCTCCCA aTTTGGGCTCCAAAAGCACTGAGTCTGACTCCTTGATCACCAGTAACATGGCCCCAATGTTTCCAATCTTCAGAG GCATTTGGGATTATTTCCACAATGTCCTGCTGGTAAAGTATTCAAAAACTTTGAACCGTCTCAATGTCATTAGTGGACCCATATTCGATAAAGACTTCGATGGGAATTATGACATCATGACTGGGAAGACACC CAGGACTGAAGCTCCAACACCCACACATTACTATGTGATTCTAACAAGCTGTAAGAACTTCTTTGAGGCTCTACAACAGTGTAATGGTCCACTTGACGCTTTATCTTTTATTCTACCCCACCGGGCGGATAACCTAGAGACCTGTCAT AGCGGAAATGACTACTCATGGGTTGAGGAGTGGGTTCAACATCATGCAGCACGAGTTCGAGACATCGAGCTACTGACTGGCCTGAGTTTTTATCATGATCGACTGTCTGTTACTGAAACATTACAGCTCAAGACTTTCCTGCCAACATTTTAG
- the LOC140547861 gene encoding ectonucleotide pyrophosphatase/phosphodiesterase family member 1-like isoform X2, whose product MELAEGGKHADTPLATGRTHTPPNNSARSGAASKTKVKVGVVILVAGLIGLAALLTWKLLNHGKEEQSWLEEDCEDIKTPQCPAGFSKPPLILISMDGFKAGYLKSYGSHLPTISKLSKCGTSTAYMRPAYPTKTFPNHYTIVTGLYPESHGIVDNKMYDITRNAMFSLRTEEKFNAFWYQGEPVWITAMKNNMKAGTFFWPGSEVAIKGKFPDFYQKYDATFPVEKRVATIFNWLSLPQGERPDFYTLHLQEPDNSGHSYGPTSSQVINALVGVDKVINLLMEGLKQRKLHNCVNLILLSDHGMEEASCKKIAYVSSYVDNTNDFIVIDGPAARIRPKQLPEDFFTFNYEGLVKKLSCRDPDQPMKPYLKEHLPKRLHFANNVRIERAHLYMKPQWQAALSPYMFKHCTGGFHGSDNTFVNMQSIFIGYGPGMKFKTIVAPFENIEVYNLLCDLLGVSPAPNNGTHGSLNHLLKNPPYQPVYPVEISPASSCLGTALSPSDDRGCVCSSHTLDQVKILNQQLITSDSNLNFKRLHLPHGIPRVLQENADYCVLYHSSYISGYSKDILMPLWVAYTLGPLASVQPITSSQEECVRADVRVPGSASQSCSFYKNNSALTYGFLHPPNLGSKSTESDSLITSNMAPMFPIFRGIWDYFHNVLLVKYSKTLNRLNVISGPIFDKDFDGNYDIMTGKTPTEAPTPTHYYVILTSCKNFFEALQQCNGPLDALSFILPHRADNLETCHSGNDYSWVEEWVQHHAARVRDIELLTGLSFYHDRLSVTETLQLKTFLPTF is encoded by the exons ATGGAACTTGCGGAGGGAGGAAAGCATGCGGACACGCCGCTCGCGACAGGACggacacacacaccccccaacAACAGCGCGAGGTCCGGAGCGGCCAGTAAAACGAAAGTAAAAGTCGGG GTTGTGATCTTAGTGGCTGGACTTATTGGCCTAGCAGCCCTACTGACTTGGAAACTACTCAATCATGGGAAAG agGAACAGTCATGGCTTGAAGAGGACTGTGAGGATATCAAGACACCTCAGTGTCCTGCAGG CTTCTCCAAGCCACCCTTAATCCTGATCTCTATGGATGGCTTCAAAGCAGGGTATCTGAAGTCCTATGGCAGCCATCTTCCAACCATAAGCAAATTAA gtAAATGTGGAACCTCTACAGCATATATGCGTCCTGCTTATCCTACCAAGACCTTCCCCAATCATTACACCATTGTAACA GGTCTGTATCCAGAGTCACACGGAATTGTGGACAATAAGATGTATGACATTACCCGCAACGCTATGTTCAGTttgagaacagaagagaagttTAACGCCTTCTGGTATCAGGGTGAACCT GTCTGGATCACAGCCATGAAGAACAATATGAAAGCGGGGACATTCTTCTGGCCAGGTTCAGAAGTAGCTATTAAAGGGAAATTTCCAGATTTCTATCAGAAATATGATGC gacatTCCCTGTTGAGAAGAGGGTGGCCACCATTTTTAATTGGTTAAGTTTGCCTCAAGGAGAAAG GCCAGACTTTTACACCTTACATTTGCAAGAGCCTGACAACTCCGGTCATTCATATGGACCAACAAGCAGtcag GTGATTAATGCTCTGGTGGGAGTTGACAAGGTTATAAACTTGCTAATGGAAGGACTGAAGCAGAGAAAACTGCACAACTGTGTAAACCTGATTCTTCTCTCTGATCATG GAATGGAAGAGGCCTCATGTAAAAAAATTGCTTATGTGTCATCATATGTGGACAACACTAATGACTTCATAGTCATTGATGGCCCAGCTGCACGAATCCGACCTAAGCAGCTTCCTGAAGACTTCTTCACCT TCAATTATGAGGGCTTGGTGAAGAAGTTGTCG TGCAGAGATCCAGATCAGCCGATGAAACCCTATCTGAAGGAGCATCTTCCTAAACGACTCCACTTTGCCAACAATGTCCGGATAGAGAGAGCACATCTCTACATGAAGCCTCAATGGCAAGCAGCCCT TAGCCCATATATGTTCAAGCACTGCACTGGTGGCTTCCATGGTTCAGATAATACCTTTGTTAATATGCAG AGCATTTTCATAGGATACGGACCAGGAATGAAGTTCAAAACCATTGTGGCTCCCTTTGAAAACATAGAAGTGTATAATCTCCTGTGTG ATCTGTTGGGTGTTTCCCCTGCCCCTAACAACGGCACTCATGGGAGTCTCAACCATCTCCTGAAGAATCCCCCTTACCAACCAGTCTACCCTGTGGAGATCTCTCCAGCCTCCAGCTGCTTAGGCAcggctctctctccctctgacgATCGAGGCTGTGTCTGCAGCTCCCACACACTCGACCAG GTGAAAATTctcaatcagcagctcatcactTCAGATTCCA ACCTCAACTTCAAACGTCTACACCTGCCGCACGGCATTCCTCGAGTTCTACAGGAGAACGCAGACTACTGTGTGCTCTATCATTCATCCTACATCAGTGGATACAGCAAAGATATCCTAATGCCTCTCTGGGTGGCATACACACTGGGGCCACTG GCTAGTGTGCAGCCCATCACTTCTTCACAAGAAGAGTGTGTGCGTGCTGACGTGCGCGTTCCAGGCAGTGCAAGTCAGTCCTGCTCCTTCTACAAGAACAACTCCGCCCTGACCTACGGCTTTCTCCATCCTCCCA aTTTGGGCTCCAAAAGCACTGAGTCTGACTCCTTGATCACCAGTAACATGGCCCCAATGTTTCCAATCTTCAGAG GCATTTGGGATTATTTCCACAATGTCCTGCTGGTAAAGTATTCAAAAACTTTGAACCGTCTCAATGTCATTAGTGGACCCATATTCGATAAAGACTTCGATGGGAATTATGACATCATGACTGGGAAGACACC GACTGAAGCTCCAACACCCACACATTACTATGTGATTCTAACAAGCTGTAAGAACTTCTTTGAGGCTCTACAACAGTGTAATGGTCCACTTGACGCTTTATCTTTTATTCTACCCCACCGGGCGGATAACCTAGAGACCTGTCAT AGCGGAAATGACTACTCATGGGTTGAGGAGTGGGTTCAACATCATGCAGCACGAGTTCGAGACATCGAGCTACTGACTGGCCTGAGTTTTTATCATGATCGACTGTCTGTTACTGAAACATTACAGCTCAAGACTTTCCTGCCAACATTTTAG
- the LOC140547861 gene encoding ectonucleotide pyrophosphatase/phosphodiesterase family member 3-like isoform X3 yields MELAEGGKHADTPLATGRTHTPPNNSARSGAASKTKVKVGVVILVAGLIGLAALLTWKLLNHGKEEQSWLEEDCEDIKTPQCPAGFSKPPLILISMDGFKAGYLKSYGSHLPTISKLSKCGTSTAYMRPAYPTKTFPNHYTIVTGLYPESHGIVDNKMYDITRNAMFSLRTEEKFNAFWYQGEPVWITAMKNNMKAGTFFWPGSEVAIKGKFPDFYQKYDATFPVEKRVATIFNWLSLPQGERPDFYTLHLQEPDNSGHSYGPTSSQVINALVGVDKVINLLMEGLKQRKLHNCVNLILLSDHVIDGPAARIRPKQLPEDFFTFNYEGLVKKLSCRDPDQPMKPYLKEHLPKRLHFANNVRIERAHLYMKPQWQAALSPYMFKHCTGGFHGSDNTFVNMQSIFIGYGPGMKFKTIVAPFENIEVYNLLCDLLGVSPAPNNGTHGSLNHLLKNPPYQPVYPVEISPASSCLGTALSPSDDRGCVCSSHTLDQVKILNQQLITSDSNLNFKRLHLPHGIPRVLQENADYCVLYHSSYISGYSKDILMPLWVAYTLGPLASVQPITSSQEECVRADVRVPGSASQSCSFYKNNSALTYGFLHPPNLGSKSTESDSLITSNMAPMFPIFRGIWDYFHNVLLVKYSKTLNRLNVISGPIFDKDFDGNYDIMTGKTPRTEAPTPTHYYVILTSCKNFFEALQQCNGPLDALSFILPHRADNLETCHSGNDYSWVEEWVQHHAARVRDIELLTGLSFYHDRLSVTETLQLKTFLPTF; encoded by the exons ATGGAACTTGCGGAGGGAGGAAAGCATGCGGACACGCCGCTCGCGACAGGACggacacacacaccccccaacAACAGCGCGAGGTCCGGAGCGGCCAGTAAAACGAAAGTAAAAGTCGGG GTTGTGATCTTAGTGGCTGGACTTATTGGCCTAGCAGCCCTACTGACTTGGAAACTACTCAATCATGGGAAAG agGAACAGTCATGGCTTGAAGAGGACTGTGAGGATATCAAGACACCTCAGTGTCCTGCAGG CTTCTCCAAGCCACCCTTAATCCTGATCTCTATGGATGGCTTCAAAGCAGGGTATCTGAAGTCCTATGGCAGCCATCTTCCAACCATAAGCAAATTAA gtAAATGTGGAACCTCTACAGCATATATGCGTCCTGCTTATCCTACCAAGACCTTCCCCAATCATTACACCATTGTAACA GGTCTGTATCCAGAGTCACACGGAATTGTGGACAATAAGATGTATGACATTACCCGCAACGCTATGTTCAGTttgagaacagaagagaagttTAACGCCTTCTGGTATCAGGGTGAACCT GTCTGGATCACAGCCATGAAGAACAATATGAAAGCGGGGACATTCTTCTGGCCAGGTTCAGAAGTAGCTATTAAAGGGAAATTTCCAGATTTCTATCAGAAATATGATGC gacatTCCCTGTTGAGAAGAGGGTGGCCACCATTTTTAATTGGTTAAGTTTGCCTCAAGGAGAAAG GCCAGACTTTTACACCTTACATTTGCAAGAGCCTGACAACTCCGGTCATTCATATGGACCAACAAGCAGtcag GTGATTAATGCTCTGGTGGGAGTTGACAAGGTTATAAACTTGCTAATGGAAGGACTGAAGCAGAGAAAACTGCACAACTGTGTAAACCTGATTCTTCTCTCTGATCATG TCATTGATGGCCCAGCTGCACGAATCCGACCTAAGCAGCTTCCTGAAGACTTCTTCACCT TCAATTATGAGGGCTTGGTGAAGAAGTTGTCG TGCAGAGATCCAGATCAGCCGATGAAACCCTATCTGAAGGAGCATCTTCCTAAACGACTCCACTTTGCCAACAATGTCCGGATAGAGAGAGCACATCTCTACATGAAGCCTCAATGGCAAGCAGCCCT TAGCCCATATATGTTCAAGCACTGCACTGGTGGCTTCCATGGTTCAGATAATACCTTTGTTAATATGCAG AGCATTTTCATAGGATACGGACCAGGAATGAAGTTCAAAACCATTGTGGCTCCCTTTGAAAACATAGAAGTGTATAATCTCCTGTGTG ATCTGTTGGGTGTTTCCCCTGCCCCTAACAACGGCACTCATGGGAGTCTCAACCATCTCCTGAAGAATCCCCCTTACCAACCAGTCTACCCTGTGGAGATCTCTCCAGCCTCCAGCTGCTTAGGCAcggctctctctccctctgacgATCGAGGCTGTGTCTGCAGCTCCCACACACTCGACCAG GTGAAAATTctcaatcagcagctcatcactTCAGATTCCA ACCTCAACTTCAAACGTCTACACCTGCCGCACGGCATTCCTCGAGTTCTACAGGAGAACGCAGACTACTGTGTGCTCTATCATTCATCCTACATCAGTGGATACAGCAAAGATATCCTAATGCCTCTCTGGGTGGCATACACACTGGGGCCACTG GCTAGTGTGCAGCCCATCACTTCTTCACAAGAAGAGTGTGTGCGTGCTGACGTGCGCGTTCCAGGCAGTGCAAGTCAGTCCTGCTCCTTCTACAAGAACAACTCCGCCCTGACCTACGGCTTTCTCCATCCTCCCA aTTTGGGCTCCAAAAGCACTGAGTCTGACTCCTTGATCACCAGTAACATGGCCCCAATGTTTCCAATCTTCAGAG GCATTTGGGATTATTTCCACAATGTCCTGCTGGTAAAGTATTCAAAAACTTTGAACCGTCTCAATGTCATTAGTGGACCCATATTCGATAAAGACTTCGATGGGAATTATGACATCATGACTGGGAAGACACC CAGGACTGAAGCTCCAACACCCACACATTACTATGTGATTCTAACAAGCTGTAAGAACTTCTTTGAGGCTCTACAACAGTGTAATGGTCCACTTGACGCTTTATCTTTTATTCTACCCCACCGGGCGGATAACCTAGAGACCTGTCAT AGCGGAAATGACTACTCATGGGTTGAGGAGTGGGTTCAACATCATGCAGCACGAGTTCGAGACATCGAGCTACTGACTGGCCTGAGTTTTTATCATGATCGACTGTCTGTTACTGAAACATTACAGCTCAAGACTTTCCTGCCAACATTTTAG